A DNA window from Schlesneria paludicola DSM 18645 contains the following coding sequences:
- a CDS encoding HPP family protein: MNIRKWLGIELIEVSVAEKLIAATGGGLAIFCLFYLTSWAIAIPDSSAIVTSMGASAVLLFAVPHGQLSQPWPAIVGQVISAIIGVTCAKLIPWPTIAAAFAVGLSIGAMHLLKCIHPPGSATALAAVMGGDAIRNLGFAFVFCPVLVNSVMLVLLAILFSLPFKRRRYPASLNPSQYPSKGATQPAHQEILEAIRSLDSFVDISEEDLMYLSTVLSRHDCAGSRKPKTAVFGVVKSG; this comes from the coding sequence ATGAATATACGCAAATGGCTTGGAATTGAGCTGATCGAAGTCAGCGTTGCCGAAAAACTGATTGCGGCAACCGGTGGAGGATTGGCGATCTTCTGCTTGTTCTATCTGACGTCATGGGCGATTGCGATTCCCGACTCGAGCGCCATCGTGACCTCAATGGGGGCGAGTGCTGTACTGCTGTTCGCCGTACCACATGGACAGCTCTCACAACCCTGGCCCGCGATTGTCGGGCAAGTGATTTCTGCCATCATCGGCGTCACTTGCGCCAAACTCATCCCGTGGCCCACCATAGCGGCCGCGTTCGCCGTCGGGCTCTCCATCGGAGCCATGCATCTACTGAAATGCATTCATCCACCCGGAAGTGCAACCGCCCTGGCCGCGGTGATGGGCGGTGATGCGATCCGTAACCTGGGATTCGCATTCGTGTTTTGCCCCGTGCTGGTCAATTCGGTGATGCTCGTTCTGCTCGCGATTCTTTTCAGTCTTCCGTTCAAACGTCGACGCTATCCGGCGTCGCTGAACCCTTCTCAATATCCGTCGAAGGGAGCGACTCAACCCGCACATCAAGAGATTCTCGAGGCCATCCGTTCGCTGGATTCATTTGTCGACATCAGCGAAGAAGATTTGATGTACCTCTCGACAGTCCTTTCTCGCCACGATTGTGCGGGTTCACGAAAGCCGAAAACAGCAGTGTTCGGTGTCGTCAAATCGGGTTGA
- a CDS encoding DUF1559 domain-containing protein has product MTKRARVPRAFTLIELLVVIAIIAVLIALLLPAVQQAREAARRTQCKNNLKQIGLAMFNYESTHSRFPLPTMYSLGNGSAGFGGTLTTSVWSLSILPYLDQGNAYNLYNTNLSAFDPANVAAGQTVINGYLCPSTPRDANTVSYTNSVVVPGGLSTQPWTLTNAGAIDYICTMQVTKAFVDFAYNTSGSPTVDGWGVGGTVVAGSAVNVPNGSRISDITDGASNTLLVGEMAGRNKLYRKGRVVAAASTSYPAVAADDAGWQQIFGGGAWVDPSNGQWKLSGRLYDGTGSLGPCTINCSNAHLKPGDAAQYSAGLYAFHVGGAHVVLCDGSVRFLSENISNITLIGLVSARRGEVLGEF; this is encoded by the coding sequence ATGACGAAGCGAGCCCGAGTTCCCCGCGCATTCACACTGATCGAGTTGCTGGTCGTGATTGCCATCATTGCCGTACTGATCGCGCTGCTACTGCCCGCAGTGCAGCAGGCCCGAGAAGCGGCGCGACGGACTCAATGTAAGAACAATCTGAAACAAATCGGATTGGCGATGTTCAACTACGAGAGCACTCATTCGCGATTTCCGCTTCCGACGATGTATTCACTCGGGAATGGATCCGCGGGATTTGGTGGGACTTTGACGACCAGCGTCTGGTCACTTTCGATCCTGCCCTATCTTGATCAAGGCAATGCGTACAACCTGTACAATACGAATCTATCGGCATTTGATCCCGCTAACGTCGCGGCGGGGCAGACCGTGATCAATGGTTATCTCTGTCCTTCCACACCACGCGACGCCAATACGGTCTCATATACGAATTCGGTCGTCGTTCCGGGGGGACTGAGCACTCAGCCTTGGACTCTGACCAACGCGGGTGCGATCGACTATATCTGCACAATGCAGGTGACCAAGGCGTTCGTCGACTTTGCATACAACACGTCCGGTTCGCCCACGGTTGATGGTTGGGGTGTGGGTGGAACCGTCGTTGCCGGATCGGCCGTGAATGTTCCGAACGGTTCACGCATTTCGGACATCACCGACGGCGCTTCAAACACCCTGCTGGTCGGCGAGATGGCCGGGCGCAATAAGCTCTATCGCAAGGGAAGAGTCGTTGCCGCCGCATCGACCTCGTATCCGGCGGTTGCGGCCGACGACGCCGGATGGCAGCAGATCTTCGGTGGGGGAGCGTGGGTCGACCCCAGCAATGGTCAATGGAAGTTGTCAGGGCGTCTGTATGACGGTACCGGCTCACTCGGTCCCTGCACGATCAATTGCTCGAACGCCCACCTGAAGCCAGGCGATGCGGCTCAGTATTCCGCGGGGCTTTACGCGTTCCATGTCGGCGGCGCGCATGTCGTGCTTTGCGATGGATCGGTTCGCTTTCTGAGTGAGAACATCAGCAATATCACGCTGATCGGCCTTGTGTCCGCACGACGCGGTGAAGTCCTGGGCGAATTCTGA